The region GCACAGGATCCAAACTCAAACCGCATCGCTCAGTGGTTGAATCAGACCATGGACCAGGGAATCATTGACCTCTCACACCCCATCATCACTGAGGCAGAGCAGGGCAGCTACACCATCACTGCTGAGACCCACCATGGAGAACACATCTCACACAGCTTTGACATCAAACAATAcggtcattattattattattattattattattattattattattattattattattattattatttttatttttatttttatttttatttttatattgttgttattacTCTATGATGAGCTATGATCACTACTTTACATCTGATCtcattttttacagttttaccaAAATATGAAGTGAAGGTTCATCTGCCCACTGTAATCAGCATCCTGGACCAAGAGGTCACCTTCAGAGTCTGTGGGAAGTGAGTAACAGCAACAATAACTgtaacacttagtaacagtaacacttagtaactgtaacagttagtaacagtaacaataacagtaacacttagtaacagtaacacttagtaacagtaacacttagtaacagtaacagcAACAATAACTgtaacacttagtaacagtaacacttagtaaCTGTAATAGTTAGTAACAGTAACAATaacagtaacacttagtaacagtaacacttagtaacagtaacacttagtaacagtaactgtaacaataactgtaacacttagtaacagtaacacttagtaaCTGTAATAGTTAGTAACTGTAACAATAACTgtaacacttagtaacagtaacaataacaattacacttagtaacagtaacaataacagtaacacttagtaactgtaacagttagtaacagtaacaataacagtaacacttagtaacagtaacacttagtaacagtaacacttagtaacagtaacacttagtaacagtaacacttagtaaCTGTAATAGTTAGTAACTGTAACAATAACTgtaacacttagtaacagtaacacttagtaacagtaacacttagtaacagtaacacttagtaacagtaactgtaacaataactgtaacaataacagtaacacttagtaacagtaacacttagtaaCTGTAATAGTTAGTAACTGTAACAATAACTgtaacacttagtaacagtaacacttagtaacagtaactgtTACAATAACTgtaacacttagtaacagtaacacttagtaacagtaacacttagtaaCTGTAATAGTTAGTAACTGTAACAATAACTgtaacacttagtaacagtaacaataacaattacacttagtaactgtaacagttagtaactgtaacaataacagtaacacttagtaacagtaactgtaacaataactgtaacaataacagtaacacttagtaacagtaacacttagtaaCTGTAATAGTTAGTAACTGTAACAATAACTgtaacacttagtaacagtaacacttagtaacagtaacacttagtaaCTGTAATAGTTAGTAACTGTAACAATAACTgtaacacttagtaacagtaacaataacaattacacttagtaactgtaacagttagtaactgtaacaataacagtaacacttagtaacagtaactgtaacaataactgtaacaataacagtaacacttagtaacagtaacacttagtaacagtaacagttagtaactgtaacaataactgtaacacttagtaacagtaacaataacagtcacacttagtaacagtaactgtaacagtaactgtaacagtaactgtaacaataactgtaacaataacagtaacacttagtaactgtaacagaaacaataactgtaacacttattaactgtaactgtaacagtAACAGTTACAGTTAGTTATCTGGCTAATGACAGAAATGGATGTACATTGTGGACATGATGCTCCTTAACTGATCTGTAATGTGATGAttgcagataccacagcacattGTCTCCTGTCAAGGAGACAGATTTAACTCCTTTTTTGTTGTAGAATCCAGACGAtgagttggtgtgtgtgtgtgtgtgtgtgtgtgtgtgtgtgtgtgtgtgtgtgtgtgtgtgtgtgtgtgtgtgtgtgtgtgtgtgtgtgtgtgtgtgtgtgtgtgtgtgtgtgtgtgtgtgtgtgtgtgtgtgtgtgtgtgtgtgtgtgtgctgatgcTCTCAGGTacacttcatttttattttctattttttctcaGGTACACTTATGGAAAACCAGTCATTGGATCAGTGAAGGCAGAGTTCTGCAGAGAACGATCCACAATGTTCTGGCTCCCAAAGCCTTTTGAAGACATCTGCAGGAAGTTTGAGCTGACTGTATGTTCATTAGTATCATCCAGTGTTCCTGAGCTCTGCTCCTCTAACGTTCTCTGTTCTTCTGCAGACGGATCAAAGTGGTTGTGTTGCACAGACTGTAGACTTGGGCCCGTTTGGTCTGGACCAGGACATGTATGCAGACCGCTTCAGAGTCAGCGCTGAGATGGAGGAGTTTGGCACAGGTAAAGGTCTTGGTTTTCATGGACCAGCTCCTGAGGAGGTGTGACCTTGTTCTGGTCTCTGCAGGTGTGGTTCTAAAGGGGGTGGGGCTCAGCAGCTTCAGCAGCGACATCAGAACTGTCACCTTTGAGGACGTACCTGAAGCATACAAACCTGGCATCCCGTTTGAGGGCAAGGTAATgtccgaccaatcagagcaggtTAAATGTTTGTGATGATTAATgcttgtgttagcattagcattgtggtTGAGTGTCAGTTAGCTTTAGCATGGAGGAGCTATCGGTGGAACACTTTCCAATGTGTTGACAGGTCAAAGTGGTCGGTCCAGACAACAAAGCAGTTCCCAATGAGAACGTGTACGTGAGCGTTGCTGGTTCTCAAACTCTGACGCTCAACACCGACACCAAAGGCGAGGCTTTATTGTCTTTGGACACGTCGCAGTGGAAGTACTCCGTGGTTCTGATGGTCAGTCACATGACATGTGATAGGAACACATTTCAGGTCTGATAGCGTGCTCTTTCATCCACAGGCCAGTTCTCGGAACACGTCGGTCAACGAGCCGTATGTTCCCAACCTGCGGCGCCCTGAGTACAGGTCTGCGCACCATCACGTCACTGCATTTTACTCAAAGAGCAGCAGTTTTGTGAAGCTGAGCCAGCCCCCCCACAGCCTGCCCTGTGGGGGGGACGCTTCTGTCAAAGCGCACTACATTAtccagggggcggagctaaagAAGGGACAGGAAGTGCTGGACTTCTATTTCATGGTATGTAATTGCTTCATGGTTTGCTGCTCCAGCTTTGGTAGCTTTAgcagctgaccaatcagagtgcGTCTCTGTCCCTGTCCAGGTGATGTCTAGAGGGGGCGTGGTCCAACACGGCCGAGCTCCAGTCAACGTGGACACAGGAGCAGGTTTGTACTGTTGCTTTATTTATGTGGAGAATTCAAAGGTTGAGATGAATGAAGAGTggaaacatcatcatcatcagtgaaCAAAGGGGAGGTGTCTCTGGTCCTGGTCCAGACGTCCAGCTTGGCTCCCGTAGCTCAGGTGGTTCTGTACGCTCTGATGCCCAGTGGAGAGGTTGTAGCTGACAGTATGGACTTCCCCGTTCAGCTGTGTCTCAACAACAAGGTCCGTTCATCACTCACACCAACCTCTGAAACGGctcagtccacatgtttacactCCTCTGTTTTCCACGCAGGTGTCTCTGAGCTTCTCATCGATCCGGGAGCTTCCAGGTCAGACGAGCACTCTGAGCGTGGTGGCTGAGCCCGGGTCGCTGTGCTCCATCAGAGCCATCGACCAGAGCGTTCTGCTGCTGAAGAAGGAGCAGGAGCTCACAGTGGACTACGTACGTCCCTCAGCCTTATTTTAGAAGAAGCCGTGGTCACATGTTCACAGCCtggaccagggttgggctcaattatagtTCTTATCACgtgataattataattataattgtaattttaaaaattttttgaTGTCATAAtcaaaatgaaattgtaaattttgtttaaataattgactttgtaattgtaattgccatacaAATTCTATgagaattgtcaattataatttaacacaaaacaggggaaccatgttacagttctatatgtacagttctacacttATGTAGTtcataattattcaaatatcaagctttcacacattttaccattttgaaaaatttaaatctaggcaaggcaaggcaaggcaaatttatttatatagcgcatttcatactcaaggcaactcaatgtgctttacatgataaaacattcaattgtttaaaatcaataagaacatttaaatcaataagaacaattaaaatcatcagtaaaatcaattataatcatcagtaaaatcatcattacatcaacaacatgacaaaaaatctctctctcaatcatatgcagtagagaaaaaaagtgcctttaactttgatttaaaaatgttcacatgtgatgctgacttcagctctgctgcagtttgttccacttctttgcagcataacaactaaaagcagcatcaccatgtttactgtgagctcttgtctccactatctgacctgtgtccatagatctgagagacctgctgggttcatacctgactaacatctcactgatgtattctggaccaaacccattcacagatttatacaccagcagcagaactttaaagtctattctgaggctgactgggagccagtgtaaagactttaaaactggagtaatgtgctctgacctctttgttctggttcagacctgagctgcagcgttctgaaccagctgtagctgtttgatgctcttttgggggattcctgtcagaagaccattacaatagtccagtctgctggagataaaagcatggaccagtttctcctgatctttctgagccattaaacctttcactctggagatgttctttaggtggtagaagatgtttttgtgatagatttgatctgatgctgaatgtcagatctgagtcaatcagaacaccaaggtttttgacttggtctttatcttctaaagatccagactcagatacttgctgacagcagtcctcttttccttgttaccaaagacaatcacctccgtcttgtcatggtttagttgaaggaagttttcactcatccagcagtttactttttctaagcagtcacacaacacctcaatgggaccatggtcatctgggttcagtgatagatatagttgtgtgtcatctgcgtagctctgataatcaaccttacagttctgtaaaatttgtcctaaaggaagcatataaaggctaaacagaaggggtccaagaacagatccctgaggaaccccacaggacattggtaatctgtcagattcaaagtttccaatgcttacaaaatagcttcgctcctccaagtatgacttaaaccattgcattacttttccatttagtccgacccatgtttgcaatctgtgcaacaaaattgtatgatctacagtgtcaaatgcagcacttagatccaacagaatgagaacagatacttttcctgaatcagtgttcaaccttatgtcattgatcactttgatcagatcagtttctgtgctgtgatgagaacgaaaacctgactgaaatttatcaaatattttgttgaatgttaagaattgactcagttggttgaagaccaccttctcaatgatcttggccatgaatggaaggttgctgattggtctatagttagccagtatagaggcatccagtgttctcttttttaacagcggtttcacagcagctactttcagggattttggtacggtgcctgattggaatgagcagttaattatctgacacagatcagtgacaattgactttacaacagttttaaagaagtttgagggtattgtgtcaaggcaacacgttgatggattcagctgctgaacagtttcctctattgtttttgggttcactgtaataaactctaacattgtagttgactcatccctcagtggttgaagctgttcaagctttttgtgattttgctggtttgttctgatgtttgaccttattgattgtattttttcattgaaatatacagcaaattcattgcattttccagctgacagtaattcaggggctatctgatctgggggggttgtgagcttttcaattacagaaaacaacgtgcgagagttgttgacatttttggcaataatttcagaaaagtattgctgccttgctttgaacaagccatcattgaattttcgcagacttattttgtatagttctagatgaatttggagttttgttgatctccatttacgctcagctcttctacagtcagatttcaaattctgcattatctcagtcctcctccaaggtgttttctgtgtgtttggttttctcttagttttgattggagccaccacatctatgacattacagacgtttctattatactcatccagaagatcatcaactgtctcagcactcaatgttggtgtcattgctatggcttccataaactgtgcacttgtgttctcatttatgtaccttttctttaaacacacataactagggggaacagatgttacagtctctaggtcaaaaaagacacagaaatgatcagatagagctaagtctcttacatcaacagcagagatatcaacacctttagagataaccagatccaaagtgtgaccttgagtgtgtgtcggaccagtcacatgttgtataagaccaaaagtatccattaaagcatacagttctttggaagtattgtccatgttattgtctacatgaatatttaagtcacctgttattattaaaaagttgtattcagtgcatacaactgacagcagttcagcaaactcatccatgaattctccagaatattttgggggtctataaatgactaaaaacagaactcttgaatcacccttcagtaagaatgacatatattcaaaggagataaaatccccaaatgttatttctttgcactgaaatattgatttaaaaatggcagcaactccaccacctttcctgcaagtacgacacttatttaaataaataaagtcttgtggcgcactttcattgagaatagtattactgataccatcattcaaccatgtttcattaagaaataaaaagtccaagtgatgtgtcaaaataaaatcattaattattagtgacttgttaacaagagatctaacattaagaagagctaattttaaagactttactggagacactggtggactttttggatgacatgttataggagtcaaatttttatctctataaagctttttgcttttctttaatttcacaattttacctgtgttacctgtcaccacaggaattaaagaagctgcattaactccatagggccctgactttttctggttgttcctaaaaatagagctattgcagtctggacccagcacacatcagacctgtgtcgctctaagttgaacacatctggcctgaggagaagagtgatcctgagcctggtatcttcgaggagggatgggtggtgcagattgaccatggtggggtaaagggtggggtgttagtcttgtaccagccagaaccagctcgttcatctgggcagttaaatccaagaaggcaggggtaggagagaagctggatgaggtggaagtaggtgaattttggggtgaagcaggtgggtcctgagatgcggggttgggttgacctcttcattttggtgatttttatttcttgctggaagctcattgactccatgttctttccttgttgttttgttctccgatggtacatgttgtcctctgtctttatcagaactgatagcagtgtgactggtgaagtaaaacaagttggatgtgaagagttttactccagccttgtttagacacagtccatctgctctaaaaagatgaccacgttcccaaaaaataggaaaattttctataaaatttagtgaaagggcagcacaagccgaagacagaaatttattcaaagagtaaatccttgagaatttcagatctcctttgcggactggaggtatcgggccactgatgaacactttaggctgtaaacagctcacagtttttagcagatgggtgaaatccagctttaacacctcagactcctccttggctaaatcatttaacccaaaatgaatcacaacatttttcaaatgtgggtaatctgcaacgatatgcaagattttgtcagccaggtctgatactgtgtcattaggtaaacagatcactttcacgttgctgctaaacatcttctgagcatctttaacagaaacgtctcccactatcagtgtgtgaggttgttgctttggcctaccatgtcacttttgttttcctgaagcactttcagtcttcacagttccagaaggttgtgtgttgacctcattagagcagatcctaggtcattcagcagtgggacgaatcgattacccagttctacatgaaactgggtttgtgacttggtgatactcctgcctttagcagatgtccacttttgtgcctgggcagacaagggagttgatgttgaggctacagtctgcgaagccagtgcaggccagtccgtctcattattgatatcagggcgctttgctcggcccgttagcctttgaagtggatatgactttttcttttttttttttttttttttttttttttttttttttttttttttttttttttttttttttttctcaccttgtttgcacatgctgttgaaggttaacactacaagaagtgcaatcttttaacagcaatgcatattttattattgcaattaaataaatgagtttatttcattgcataattgtgaccatcaccagccctccctagggaagggtaaatactttattaaagggaggatgtaaaagagagagggcagtgttacaccagggtgaggggggtgggggggggggagtaaacagggaggagggatacaagataggaaaacgaatgggtggggaataatcaataagtttcaagtgatgtgatgtgaaattgtggttgtgtatattgtgcttattgttgtgttatcaagccagtctggtgaccagtgtgcggcttaggaataatggtggtggctgtgagcagaggaggaagtgagtggaagttacataaaacaggtatttgggaacaacgtgtctatggttgagcccagtatgagtgttatcccacagcccgaggccagtgcgtccatgacaaatgtgattccaagagccgctactgcaaaacccatgagccgcccccgggcccgaagaagcagtcgggccagcagaaaagagcgagagatctagggccCCGGCGacccccccacggccaagcagccccccgaacgcccccaaggtcccaagccgagaggctgccattgccccccccatacacacccgaaaagcccccaaggagccaaggaccaagcgcaccacgccaccgactccaacccccaacccccaggccccccagccccccacccccccaccaccacccacacccccgcgcccagccccccgaggggagggcccagagagccccccgcccgagaccccagcggaggagccaaagcccacgcccagcagacgaccagagccacgccgaacaggcagccggcgggcacccgccggtgagcccagagccagcaaggacccgaccccaggccaggaggacccggaatggatgcagcaccaggagcagcccgcccagggcgaacgaccacaccccaagccgcataaggcaccagggggccgctgggagtccccccgccagtccccaggcaccccaacccagcccccccgggcgccccagatgctgatgccgcccgcgccacgagcttcagttctttaaagccagggccccctccagaggccaagccagaccgccccgccgggatgtggccccctaatcccaccccgacactctgcctcacgggggactgcccaagcaggggccgcaccagaaggtatgcaagggcgcggcacgcgccacccgccccagaagacccccccccagaccggcccggccagccggccaagcaccccgggccccaggagtacccccagggaccaggacccccccaagggcaagccccgggccaagccccccgggacgcgcccccccacccagcccaggtcccggccacagcccagcaggaccgcacagccccagacggcacaaggccagcagcccagggcccgccgccccccggacagcgcaagccacggggcagcgccccccgccggcccgcgagcaaccggcgacccccaccgcgggacggaggcaccccatcggcacacatccagcgcgggacagcagcccccagccaaagatgccccggacccacccaccagtccgcagatggcaggacatacccaccaggcggccgaaagcaacctcaaccatcggaacagctaacgccgccccccagtaaacagcatcatcccgaggcgccaaacaaccctgccccaaccccggtgaggacaccagcaccccccagcacacccaccccccaaaccggcgaggcaggccgccccgggcccgcacaccgcggggcccgcccccaaggccaccaggagacaaagcaagcaccaagccacacccaagggggagaggcacccccgcgccccacccggccgacacagcccggaaagaccccgcaaggagaaaccccggcaaagcccccccgagacccaccgccacgcccgaccgcaccatcttgatgtgcttttactctatgcagtggcccagccaccaacagaggggccaggcccccaccggagaggcccaaatatgtgtaccaacccaccaccctgttatggtgcctctccattccccaatggagaggcacttcccgatcccctgtgtgaatgtgtgtgtttggtgaatgtatggggtgtaattaaaagaagggggatggaggggagcggtgctccccctccagcctctgtggatttatgtgtatgtggtatgtaataggccggagggtgtaaatgatgatacaccctccggggggtgacatgttgagatgcgattaaaattggagggattagtagggcaactagaggtgggagggccgcccccacgccactacatagtaacacaggtggcgggcccctccacccccagccccaccatccagccccccaagggttgggtattggtgtgtggtgcatttagtgagtgagccagaccagctgggagtggggtgaagtgaacatgtaggaggcctgtccagtgtgagccgggcccgtccgcgtggcgggccacgcgagagggtagatggcgcagacgggcaagtggcactgcgggccccggaacagcacagccggagaccccccccccccggcaccccccagaccgcgccggcccgcggagcacggcgacaccccccacccccgggtacagccaggcaccaacaacatcccccggcgccccagggggcgacccccgccgcccgccggcccggagcaacgccaccccgccaccaaggggagcggccgagcaggggggaggcccgtgcccgcaccagggccagcacaggcccacccggcgccacgatacaacactctccaccgggaggcggccccggcccccccgacgagagaggacgccatccaccgccaagcagggccatcccgccagccacgtgcgaccggcaagccagagtaccgaagcacccccagcccggaaccgcccccccacaccaacggcgccaatagagccccccccaccccacggaggcaatcccgaAGGACCACCCaaaccggcacgagacaccccccgaGCCAGCACACCGAACaaacagcgggcccaaggccaccagccccgccccgccaaGGCTGCGCTCGCGCCAGACAGAGCGCGGCGGTCCCCGGGCAGaggccggagagcacctcccacAGCGAAGAAGCCCAAGGATACTGCCCCGGGGcaccccgccccggaatcgcgcacGGGGCCCGGTGCACCAGCCAGCAGACCCGccatcccaacgcggatccaccgggccaggaaccacgcgcgCGCCCCCCGCATAccacccgcccaatacgacccccggggaggcccatAGCACCCTCACCCCACCCCTAGCCATAccgtccacaccccggccatcgCGGTACAAAAAAgccccgagggggccccgcctggctcgccgcgcaagcgacatccctagcaaaggttgcgccccagggagccaagccaaggacccgcaagggccaacggagcaacccacagccacaccccgccacccagcaacccaggaggcaatcgccgaccccgggcagcagccacccccaaagctacccccaccccggatccccccggaccggagccaaggaccccaccaccccaggccccccaacgagaccacccccgagccaacccacccggcacggcaccgcccgtcccccaggcgggagccacagcccccccaccagtgccccaggccaacgggagccccccaaacccaaccccacaggatggcgggcgcaagagcaaaggaggggggggggggaggacgagacagggggacagggggCAAGGGGAAGgggcggcaggggagcacgcagggccccagccccagagaccagccagatgcgcatgcaaggggcaacggcgccaaatcaaacagccccgggacccgtgaacacccag is a window of Gouania willdenowi chromosome 13, fGouWil2.1, whole genome shotgun sequence DNA encoding:
- the LOC114474008 gene encoding alpha-2-macroglobulin-P-like; the protein is MAVALLLLCVLVSSSLPSSSSSSASLNDTMFAVAVSSFLTAGHQESVCAHVQDPTQPVTLTVVLDMKTEKTLVLEESVTHNFYRCLSFQVPTVLRETLAFLEVTLRGQNSSLIKKTKVVIHPPSFIHVVQTDKPIYKPGQTVKFRIVSMDSSFVPVGRVYKVVALQDPNSNRIAQWLNQTMDQGIIDLSHPIITEAEQGSYTITAETHHGEHISHSFDIKQYVLPKYEVKVHLPTVISILDQEVTFRVCGKYTYGKPVIGSVKAEFCRERSTMFWLPKPFEDICRKFELTTDQSGCVAQTVDLGPFGLDQDMYADRFRVSAEMEEFGTGVVLKGVGLSSFSSDIRTVTFEDVPEAYKPGIPFEGKVKVVGPDNKAVPNENVYVSVAGSQTLTLNTDTKGEALLSLDTSQWKYSVVLMASSRNTSVNEPYVPNLRRPEYRSAHHHVTAFYSKSSSFVKLSQPPHSLPCGGDASVKAHYIIQGAELKKGQEVLDFYFMVMSRGGVVQHGRAPVNVDTGAVNKGEVSLVLVQTSSLAPVAQVVLYALMPSGEVVADSMDFPVQLCLNNKVSLSFSSIRELPGQTSTLSVVAEPGSLCSIRAIDQSVLLLKKEQELTVDYVRPSALF